One stretch of Streptomyces agglomeratus DNA includes these proteins:
- the rplK gene encoding 50S ribosomal protein L11 — MPPKKKKVTGLIKLQINAGAANPAPPVGPALGQHGVNIMEFCKAYNAATESQRGMVVPVEITVYEDRSFTFVTKTPPAAKLILKAAGVDKGSGEPHKTKVAKLTAAQVREISTVKLPDLNANDLEAADKIIAGTARSMGITVEG; from the coding sequence ATGCCTCCCAAGAAGAAGAAGGTCACGGGGCTCATCAAGCTCCAGATCAACGCCGGCGCGGCCAACCCGGCTCCGCCGGTCGGCCCCGCGCTCGGCCAGCACGGCGTCAACATCATGGAGTTCTGCAAGGCCTACAACGCCGCGACCGAGTCGCAGCGTGGCATGGTCGTGCCGGTGGAGATCACGGTCTACGAGGACCGCTCCTTCACCTTCGTGACGAAGACCCCGCCGGCCGCGAAGCTGATCCTCAAGGCCGCTGGTGTGGACAAGGGATCGGGCGAGCCCCACAAGACCAAGGTCGCGAAGCTCACCGCCGCTCAGGTGCGTGAGATCTCGACGGTCAAGCTCCCCGACCTGAACGCCAACGACCTCGAGGCCGCGGACAAGATCATCGCCGGTACCGCCCGTTCCATGGGCATCACCGTCGAGGGCTGA
- the nusG gene encoding transcription termination/antitermination protein NusG: MSDPNLNDAVEPSESPESAEDQLDIVEAADEDQAEAADVAAGEPAEEAAVHVESEEAVAEEAAEADEDEAVDAADAESGEDAESDEEEAAEPAAPADPIAALREELRTLPGEWYVIHTYAGYEKRVKANLEQRAVSLNVEEFIYQAEVPEEEIVQIKNGERKNVRQNKLPGYVLVRMDLTNESWGVVRNTPGVTGFVGNAYDPYPLTLDEIVKMLAPEAEEKAAREAAEAEGKPAPSRKMEVQVLDFEVGDSVTVTDGPFATLQATINEINADSKKVKGLVEIFGRETPVELSFDQIQKN, translated from the coding sequence GTGTCTGACCCGAACCTGAACGACGCCGTTGAGCCGAGCGAAAGCCCGGAGTCCGCTGAGGACCAGCTCGACATCGTCGAGGCGGCCGACGAGGACCAGGCGGAAGCTGCTGACGTCGCTGCGGGCGAGCCGGCGGAAGAGGCCGCCGTGCACGTCGAGTCCGAAGAGGCCGTCGCCGAGGAAGCCGCAGAGGCCGACGAAGACGAAGCTGTGGACGCCGCCGACGCCGAGTCCGGCGAGGACGCCGAGTCGGACGAGGAAGAGGCCGCCGAGCCCGCCGCGCCCGCCGACCCGATCGCCGCGCTCCGCGAGGAGCTCCGCACCCTGCCCGGCGAGTGGTACGTCATCCACACCTACGCCGGGTACGAGAAGCGCGTGAAGGCGAACCTGGAGCAGCGCGCGGTCTCGCTGAACGTCGAGGAGTTCATCTACCAGGCCGAAGTGCCCGAGGAAGAGATCGTCCAGATCAAGAACGGCGAGCGCAAGAACGTCCGCCAGAACAAGCTTCCCGGTTACGTCCTGGTCCGCATGGACCTCACCAACGAGTCCTGGGGCGTTGTCCGCAACACCCCCGGCGTCACGGGCTTCGTCGGCAACGCCTACGACCCGTACCCGCTGACCCTGGACGAGATCGTCAAGATGCTCGCTCCGGAGGCCGAGGAGAAGGCCGCCCGCGAGGCAGCCGAGGCCGAGGGCAAGCCGGCGCCCAGCCGCAAGATGGAGGTCCAGGTTCTGGACTTCGAGGTGGGCGACTCGGTCACCGTCACCGACGGCCCCTTCGCGACCCTCCAGGCGACGATCAACGAGATCAACGCCGACTCCAAGAAGGTCAAGGGCCTCGTCGAGATCTTCGGTCGCGAGACCCCGGTCGAGCTCAGCTTCGACCAGATCCAGAAGAACTGA
- a CDS encoding pyridoxal phosphate-dependent aminotransferase produces the protein MSAATPPTERRVSARIGAISESATLAVDAKAKALKAAGRPVIGFGAGEPDFPTPDYIVEAAIEACQNPKYHRYTPAGGLPELKSAIAAKTLRDSGYEVDASQVLVTNGGKQAIYEAFATILDPGDEVIVPAPYWTTYPESIRLAGGVPVDVVADETTGYRVSVEQLEAARTEKTKVVLFVSPSNPTGAVYTEAETEAIGRWAAEHGLWVLTDEIYEHLVYGDASAVSLPAVLPELRDKCVVVNGVAKTYAMTGWRVGWIIGPKDVIKAATNLQSHATSNVSNVAQIAALAAVSGNLDAVAEMRSAFDRRRQTMVRMLNEIDGVVCPEPEGAFYAYPSVKGLLGKEIRGKRPQSSVELAALILDEVEVAVVPGEAFGTPGYLRLSYALGDEDLAEGVSRIQKLLAEARD, from the coding sequence ATGAGCGCTGCAACTCCTCCCACCGAGCGCCGGGTCTCAGCCCGAATCGGCGCGATTTCCGAGTCCGCAACCCTTGCCGTGGACGCCAAGGCCAAGGCCCTGAAGGCCGCCGGCCGGCCGGTCATCGGCTTCGGCGCGGGCGAGCCCGACTTCCCTACGCCCGACTACATCGTCGAGGCCGCGATCGAGGCCTGCCAGAACCCGAAGTACCACCGCTACACCCCGGCCGGCGGGCTCCCCGAGCTCAAGTCCGCGATCGCCGCGAAGACCCTGCGTGACTCCGGCTACGAGGTGGACGCCTCGCAGGTGCTGGTCACCAACGGTGGCAAGCAGGCCATCTATGAGGCGTTCGCCACGATCCTCGACCCGGGCGACGAGGTCATCGTCCCGGCGCCGTACTGGACGACGTACCCGGAGTCGATCCGTCTCGCGGGCGGTGTCCCGGTGGACGTCGTGGCGGACGAGACGACCGGCTACCGGGTCTCGGTCGAGCAGCTGGAGGCGGCGCGGACGGAGAAGACCAAGGTCGTCCTCTTCGTCTCCCCGTCGAACCCGACCGGCGCGGTCTACACCGAGGCCGAGACCGAGGCGATCGGCCGCTGGGCCGCCGAGCACGGGCTGTGGGTGCTGACGGACGAGATCTACGAGCACCTGGTCTACGGCGACGCGTCCGCGGTCTCCCTCCCGGCCGTCCTGCCGGAGCTGCGCGACAAGTGCGTCGTCGTCAACGGCGTCGCCAAGACGTACGCGATGACCGGCTGGCGGGTCGGGTGGATCATCGGCCCCAAGGACGTCATCAAGGCCGCGACGAACCTCCAGTCGCACGCCACGTCCAACGTGTCGAACGTCGCCCAGATCGCGGCTCTCGCGGCGGTCTCCGGCAACCTCGACGCGGTCGCCGAGATGCGTTCCGCCTTCGACCGACGCCGGCAGACGATGGTGCGGATGCTCAACGAGATCGACGGCGTCGTCTGCCCGGAGCCGGAGGGCGCGTTCTACGCGTACCCCTCGGTCAAGGGGCTGCTCGGCAAGGAGATCCGCGGCAAGCGTCCGCAGAGCTCGGTCGAGCTGGCCGCGCTGATCCTCGACGAGGTCGAGGTCGCGGTCGTACCGGGCGAGGCGTTCGGTACGCCGGGCTACCTGCGGCTGTCGTACGCGCTGGGTGACGAGGACCTGGCGGAGGGTGTGTCCCGCATCCAGAAGCTGCTGGCCGAGGCGCGGGACTGA
- the secE gene encoding preprotein translocase subunit SecE encodes MTDAVGSIDMPDAQDETPDSSKKSRKGGKRGKKGPLGRLALFYRQIVAELRKVVWPTRSQLTTYTTVVIVFVVIMIGIVTVIDMGFARAVKYVFG; translated from the coding sequence GTGACGGACGCCGTGGGCTCCATCGACATGCCTGATGCCCAGGACGAGACGCCGGATTCCAGCAAGAAGTCTCGCAAAGGCGGCAAGCGCGGCAAGAAGGGCCCCCTGGGCCGTCTCGCGCTCTTCTACCGCCAGATCGTCGCAGAACTCCGCAAGGTCGTCTGGCCCACGCGCAGCCAGCTGACGACCTACACCACCGTGGTGATTGTCTTCGTCGTCATCATGATCGGCATCGTGACCGTGATCGACATGGGCTTCGCCCGAGCCGTCAAGTACGTTTTCGGCTGA
- a CDS encoding adenosine deaminase — MLSARDVRLLPKAHLHLHFTGSMRPSTLLELADKYGVHLPEALTSGEPPKLRATDERGWFRFQRLYDAARACLREPEDIRRLVREAAEEDVRDGSGWLEIQVDPTSYAPMLGGLIPALEIILDAVDSASRETGLGMRVVVAANRMKHPLDARTLARLAVRYADRGVVGFGLSNDERRGMARDFDRAFAIAREGGLLAAPHGGELTGPASVRDCLDDLRASRIGHGVRAAEDPRLLRKLAEKGVTCEVCPASNVALGVYEKPEDVPLRTLYDAGVPMALGADDPLLFGSRLAAQYELARRHHGFTDAELAELARQSVRGSAAPDDVQAKLLTGIGHWLEG, encoded by the coding sequence ATGTTGAGTGCGCGCGATGTCCGACTGCTGCCGAAGGCCCATCTGCATCTGCATTTCACCGGGTCGATGCGGCCCAGCACGCTCCTCGAGCTGGCCGACAAGTACGGCGTACACCTGCCGGAGGCGCTGACCAGCGGCGAACCGCCGAAGCTGCGGGCGACGGACGAGCGCGGGTGGTTCCGGTTCCAGCGGCTGTACGACGCCGCCCGGGCGTGTCTGCGGGAGCCCGAGGACATCCGGCGGCTGGTGCGCGAGGCGGCCGAGGAGGACGTGCGGGACGGTTCCGGGTGGCTGGAGATCCAGGTCGACCCGACCTCGTACGCGCCGATGCTCGGTGGCCTGATTCCGGCCCTGGAGATCATCCTCGACGCGGTGGACAGCGCGTCGCGGGAGACCGGGCTCGGGATGCGGGTGGTGGTCGCGGCGAACCGGATGAAGCACCCGCTGGACGCGCGGACGCTGGCGCGCCTGGCGGTGCGGTACGCGGACCGCGGGGTCGTGGGCTTCGGGCTCTCCAACGACGAACGCAGGGGGATGGCGCGGGACTTCGACCGTGCCTTCGCGATCGCGCGGGAGGGCGGGCTGCTCGCGGCGCCGCACGGCGGGGAGCTGACCGGGCCCGCGTCCGTCCGGGACTGTCTGGACGATCTGCGCGCGTCGCGGATCGGGCACGGGGTGCGGGCGGCCGAGGACCCCCGGCTGCTGCGGAAGCTGGCCGAAAAGGGTGTGACGTGCGAGGTGTGTCCGGCCTCGAACGTGGCGCTGGGTGTGTACGAGAAGCCCGAGGACGTGCCGCTGCGGACGTTGTACGACGCGGGGGTACCGATGGCGCTGGGCGCGGACGACCCGCTGCTGTTCGGGTCGCGGCTGGCGGCGCAGTACGAGCTGGCGCGGCGGCACCACGGGTTCACGGACGCGGAGCTGGCCGAGCTGGCGCGGCAGTCGGTGCGGGGGTCGGCGGCGCCGGACGACGTACAGGCGAAGCTGCTGACGGGGATCGGCCACTGGCTGGAGGGCTGA
- the rplA gene encoding 50S ribosomal protein L1, whose protein sequence is MKRSKNFRSADAKIDRERLYAPLEAVRIAKDTSTTKFDGTVEVAMRLGVDPRKADQMVRGTVNLPHGTGKTARVLVFATGDRAAAAEAAGADIVGSDELIDEVAKGRLDFDAVVATPDLMGKVGRLGRVLGPRGLMPNPKTGTVTPDVAKAVTDIKGGKIEFRVDKHSNLHFIIGKVSFDETKLVENYAAALEEILRLKPSAAKGRYIKKAALATTMGPGIPLDPNRTRNLLVEEDPVAV, encoded by the coding sequence GTGAAGCGCAGCAAGAACTTCCGCAGCGCGGACGCGAAGATCGACCGGGAGCGCCTGTACGCCCCGCTCGAGGCCGTCCGTATCGCCAAGGACACCTCCACCACGAAGTTCGACGGCACCGTCGAGGTCGCCATGCGTCTGGGCGTCGACCCGCGCAAGGCCGACCAGATGGTCCGCGGCACCGTGAACCTGCCGCACGGCACCGGCAAGACCGCCCGGGTCCTGGTCTTCGCGACCGGTGACCGTGCTGCGGCCGCGGAGGCCGCCGGCGCCGACATCGTCGGCTCCGACGAGCTCATCGACGAGGTCGCGAAGGGCCGTCTGGACTTCGACGCCGTCGTCGCCACCCCGGACCTCATGGGCAAGGTCGGCCGCCTCGGCCGCGTGCTCGGTCCGCGTGGTCTGATGCCGAACCCGAAGACCGGAACGGTCACCCCGGACGTGGCGAAGGCTGTCACGGACATCAAGGGCGGCAAGATCGAGTTCCGCGTCGACAAGCACTCGAACCTGCACTTCATCATCGGCAAGGTCTCCTTCGACGAGACGAAGCTGGTCGAGAACTACGCCGCGGCGCTGGAGGAGATCCTCCGTCTCAAGCCGTCCGCCGCGAAGGGCCGCTACATCAAGAAGGCCGCCCTCGCCACGACGATGGGCCCCGGCATCCCGCTGGACCCCAACCGCACCCGTAACCTCCTCGTCGAGGAGGACCCGGTCGCCGTCTGA